The segment GGCCGCAGGCGCGAAGAGAAGAAAGTTTATATGGATTCTTGTGATGGCTGTTTTCTTCGGCTGGGCCGGATTCACTTTCTTTGCCCAGAGCGCAGCAATCGCAGACAAGAGTGCACAGCTCGCCCGTAAGACCGAGAGCAATGAGAGTGTAACAGCTACGCTGAATCAACTGAAATATGAGGTCTCGCGTCTGAATGACGATGAGTATATCGGACAATTAGCGCGTAAATGGTACAATATGTATCCTGCAGGCGAATCACCTATCCGTACCGAGCAATCCGGGCAATAAAAGCAGGCGAAAAGAGGCTTACGCTGTGTTGCCTTGCTTTGCTCTTTACTGTATAATCAAATCACCGCAGACAGGATGGACATTATATTCGTCTGTATATTTTTAAGGGAGGATCATTTTATTCTATGGCAATTGAAGTGGGCACCAAGTTAGAGGGCAAGGTGACAGGCATCACGCATTTCGGAGCATTTGTGGATCTGTCAGGAGGTGTCACAGGTCTCGTTCACATCTCGGAGATCGCCGATAACTACGTCAAGGATGTCAACGATCATTTGAAGATTGCGGATGTAGTAACCGTTAAGGTGATCAATGTTGACAAGGACGGCAAGATCGGACTTTCCATTAAGCAAGCCGTTGATAAGCCGGCATCGGAAGTACGTCCCCCCAGAGCTCCAAGACCTGAACGTCCAAGCGGTGGAGACCGTTTCGGCGGTGGTGGCGGCAGTGGCGGAGGCGGCGGTGGATTCAATCGTGAACGGGGTGGGCGTCCATTCAAGCCTGCAGCCGGTAAACCTTCATTCGAGGATAAAATGTCACGCTTCCTGAAAGACAGCGAAGAACGGATATCTTCGATCAAGAAGAACACAGAAGGAAAGCGCGGCGGTCGTGGAGCCAAGCGCGTATAATCTGAGTCTTGCACATCATAAATAAACCGCAGGGGCGTTGCGCCCTTCGCGGTTTTTTTGTGTTTGTGCCCGCGGACCGAATGTAGGCCAAAAACCGAACACCATCGGCAGCTTGGAGGAGCGTGAACCAAATGTACTCGGAAAACCGATTACAATCGATAACGTGGAAGCGCATTGACCAAATGTAATCGGAAAACCGACTACAATCGATAACGTGGAAGCGCATTGACCAAATGTAATCGGAAAATCGATTACAGTCGGCAACATGGAGGCGCGTGAACCAAATGTAATCGGAAAACCGACTACAATTTGCTCGCAACGCAGAGTATGAGCAGCCCAGCCCGCCCCAGCTCTATACCGCGCGCCCAAGCTTCCGGCTATTTTTGTCGGGCTTTGAACAAATTGCCGACAGCATCTATGCCATTCTCACATAACTCCAGGGCAATCGCTGACGAATGTCCGCGCGGCCACTACCTGCAACCGGCAGTCTGACTGCGGCAGTCCGCAGCCGATCTTTTACCCCGTATGGGATTGGGAGGCTTTTCCACAGAATGTCGGGACAGGCTTTTTTGTCGGAAATTTTTTACAGATTGCTCTCCGTTTCTGACAAACTTTCTTAAGACCCCCGCTATATAATGAGAACCATAAAATTCATAAACGGGTGGTGCAGGGAATGAGTAAAAGCAATGTGGTGAATTTGCCGGAGTGGACAAGAGCAGGAAGCAAAGACAAAAATCAGAAAGAAGCCTTAGGTACGCGCTTGAAGGCGTGGGGCACCAAGCTGCCGGTTATCCAGTTCATCGCGGTCAAGAAGTGGGTGCTGCTGCTTAGCCTTATGGGCTTTTTGCTGGGACGGGCTATGATCCTGGATGAGCTTACCCCGTTTGCTGCTGCTTATTTCGCCGTCATTGTATTTATGCGCAGGGATTCCATGCTGCCTGTGGCCGCAGCCATCGTGCTCGGCAGTCTCTTCACCCCGTTTCCGGGTGCCATCGTGGTTGCGGCAGAGCTGATTATTTTTTATCTGATCTACAAAGGGCTGGAGAACTTCCAGCGGGTGGATCTGTCTTATGCCCCTCTGATGGTGTTCGTAGCTTCTTTTATGGTGGGACTGTTCCAGGTCGTTATCGGTCCTTCGCTCACGTGGTATCCGCTGATGATGGCGGCCATTGATGCCATACTCGGATTCGTGCTGACGCTTGTATTCCTGCAGGCGCTTCCTTTATTCACCTATAAGCAGAAAAGCAGGGCACTCCGCAATGAGGAGGTACTCTGTCTGATCATCTTGCTGGCTTCCGTCATGACCGGCCTTGTCGGCTGGACCATTAACGGTCTATCGCTGGAGCATGTTTTATCGCGGTTTCTGATTCTGATCTTTGCCCTGGCCGGAGGAGCGCCGCTTGGTGCTGCGGTTGGTGTAGTGACCGGACTTATTCTCAGTCTGGCCGATATCGGAGCCATCTATCAAATGAGCCTGCTGGCCTTTTCCGGGATGCTGGCAGGTATGATGCAGTCCGGACGCAAAGGGGCGGTCTCCATCGGGATGCTGCTGGGATCAACGATTCTATCCGTATACTTCATGGGACCGGGCGATGTCATGAATTCTACCTGGGAGACCTGTGCAGCCGTAGTATTGTTTCTTCTAACACCTAAGGGGATGATTACTGCCATTGCCAAATATGTACCAGGCACGGCCGATCACAGCCGTTCCCAGCATGAATATGCCCGGAGGGTCCGGGATATTACAGCAGACCGGGTGACCCAGTTCTCGCAGGTATTCCAGCAGCTCTCCAGCAGCTTCGGGCAGATTCCCCGGGCCGCAGAGGCGGGCAAAAGCGACCGTGAGATGGAGGATTTTATGAATACGGTAACAGAGGGAGCCTGCGCCGGGTGCATCCGGCGGACCCACTGCTGGGATGCCAAGTTCTATCAGACCTACAGGTATATGACCGACATGATGACCACGGTCGAGGAGTGCCCGGACATTACCGCTGCCCAGCTGCCGCCGGAGTGGAGCCGGATCTGCGGCAGGACGGGGGAGGTTCTTGAGGTGATGAAGGGCCAATATGAACTATACCAGCATGATATGCGCTGGAAGCGGCAAATATACGACAGCCGCCAATTTGTGGCTGAGCAATTATCCGGCGTCTCGCAGGTAATGGAGGACCTGGCGAAGGAGATTAAGCGGGAAGGGCAGGCGATGTACCGGCAGGAGAGCCAGATCCGGGAGGCGCTGGAAAAGCTGGGCCTCTCCATTCACAGCATTGAGATTCTGAGTCTCGATCCCGGCCGGGTAGAGATTGAAGTCGTGCATGCCTACACCCGGGGCTTCGATGAATGCCGCAAAATGATCGCCCCGCTGCTCTCGGATATTCTGGAGGAGAATATCGCAGTGGTCAGTGAGACCGCCGTCCATCCCCGCGAGGGCCTGTCGATGGTGACCTTTGGCTCGGCGAAGGCTTACGAGATAAGCTCCGGTGTAGCTGCCGCCGCTATGGGAGGCGATATGCTGTCGGGAGACAGCTTCAGTACGGTGGAGCTGGGTAACGGTACCTTTGCCGTCTCCATCAGTGACGGAATGGGCAACGGGGAGCGGGCCCGGATGGAGAGCAGCGCTGCGTTATCTATGCTGGAGAAGCTGCTGCAATCAGGAATGGATGAGAAGCTGGCGGTGAAATCCGTTAACTCCATTCTGCTGCTGCGCTCCCCGGATGAATTCTATGCGACAGTAGATATGGCGCTGATCGACCAGTATTCGGCGCAGACCATCTTCATGAAGATTGCTTCCGCTCCGAGCTTCATCCGGCGGGGCAGCGAGGTGATCCCCGTGACGGCCAGCAATCTGCCGATCGGCATCATCAAAGATATTGAGGTCGATCTGGTCACCATGCAGCTTCGCCCCGGTGATATCCTCATTATGATGACTGATGGTATTTATGATGCGCCCGGTTATGCCGTTAATAAGGAGATATGGATGAAACGTCTGATCCAGGAGCTGGAGGGCGATGACCCGCAGGATATGGCGGACGAGCTGCTGGATAAGGTAATCCGCTATCAGGGCAATGAGGTTCATGATGATATGACCATCGTAGTCAGCCGTGTGGATCATTACCACCCGGAATGGTCCAGCCTGCATATGCCCGGCGTGGGCCGGATGGAGCGTCCGCGTACGGTTAGCTAACGCAGTAAGCCATTGACCTGACAACTAATTAGTATATTTGGATGAGTAAGCTGGAAATGTTGCACATAATGCAGCTTGACGCTGAAGATATCCGGGTGTTGGAGTGGATTGCTGCATGAATTGCAAGATTTTGTACACTAATCTGCTTAAAGGAGGAGGATTCCTGCCTTTTGTGCAACATTTCCCATACCAGGAGGGATTAATGAGAGGAATGTTGCATATTAGGCAGGATTATTAGATTCGGAGCTGGAGCTAGGGGATGAAGCATGAGAATGGGCAAAAGTATGAGTAAAAGTATGAGTAAAAGTAACATTCAAGGGCCGAAAGCAAAGTGAGCGCTGAAAGGCCGGGTCTTGTCTTCAAATTATTCGGCGGGTGCATTCCACCCACGCGCCAGCCCCTGCTCCTCTCCTTTTCAACCGCTGCTGGTTAGCGGACGAAAGTTGAGGTTGAAGGTTTATCGTAAAATTCTCGCAGAGACTCTTTTTTACGAGCTCATTCAGATCTAATCTTTAAGCGTTAAGCGGCGTTTGAAATCTCTCAACCTTGGCAATGCTAGTAACTAGACAAGGAAGGGAGGAACGGTCATGAAGCAAATTCTGCTGATCACAGACGGTTGTTCGAATGTGGGGGAGAGTCCGGTGCTGGCGGCTGCACACGCCCGTCAGGAGGGCATCACGGTCAATGTTGTTGGAGTCGTAGATTATGGAACCATCGGTGAGCTGGGCAGCCGGGAGATTGCCGATATTGCCAAGGCAGGGGGCGGGATCAGCCGGATCGTGGGAACCCCGCAGCTGGCCCAGACCATTCAGATGATGACACGCAAGACGGTGGTTCAGACCATTCAGCAGGCGGTTAATAAAGAGGTGCAAAAAATTCTCGGCGACGGCTCACTGGCGGAGCTGCCTCCGCAGCAGCGTTCACAGGTGGTTACCGTGGTCGATGAGCTGACCGAGACCTCGCCGCTGCGCATAGCGCTTTTAATTGATGCAAGCGCCAGTATGAAGCCGAAGCTTGGCGCGGTGGAGGACGCCATCCGTGATCTGGCGCTCAGTCTGGAGGCCCGGGAAGGGCGCAGCGAGATTGCCGTGTTCCATTTTCCCGGACGCTCCGGCAGTGAGGATGCCATGCTGGATATCGACTGGACCCGGAATGTGTCCGAGGTCCGCTCCCTCTTTTCCAGATTGAAGATGCGGGGGGCTACGCCGACCGGGCCGGCTATTTTCAAGGTGCTGGAACATTACCGGTATGATAAACTGGAAGAACATCGTAATTATCTTCCAGGGGAAGATGACGGGGCAAGAGAAGGGATGATTGATGGGTATGTCGTCTAATCCATCCTATCCGGCAGGCACAGTGATTACCGGCAAATGGCGGGGGAACCGTTATGTCGTGGAGCGTGTGCTGGGGAAGGGGGCAAACGGAACCGTATATCTGGTGCAGCGGGAAGGCAGACGGGAGCGGTATGCGCTCAAGATCGGATACGATACGCTGGAGCTGCAGTCTGAGATTAACGTGCTGACCTCCCTGCAGTCCTGCCGCAAGCGCAGCGAGCACCGGGCCCGCAAGGAATCGCCGCTATCCTCCTATCTGCTGGAATCGGATGATTTCAAGGACCGGGACCATACGCCCTTTTATGTAATGCGTTATGTGGAAGGAAGGCCGCTGCACCATTTCCTGTCCAGGAACGGTGCCTCCTGGCTGGGGCTTGTCGGAATGACGATTCTGGAGAAGCTGCAGACGCTGCATGAGTGCGGCTTCGTGTTCGGGGACCTGAAGCCGGAGAATGTCATGGTATCCAGCTACGGGGAAGCTGAGCTGATTGATTACGGAGGGGCAAGCCCAATCGGACGGAGCGTGAAGCAGTTCACCGAATGGCATGACCGCGGATTCTGGAATGCCGGCAGCCGGACAGGCGACCAGAGCTATGACCTGTTTTCTTTTGCCGTCCTGTGCCTGCGTCTGCTTAATGAAGAAGGGCTGAAGTCTGCCGCCCAGCAGCTGCCGCAGACAAGGAGCGTAGAGGAGCTGATGAAGCTGGCCCGGGAGCTGCCGGATAAGAAGCTGTCCTCCTGGCTATGCCTCGCGCTCAAAGGCGGTTTCCCCGGTTCCGCGCAGGCAGCAGAGATCTGGAGAAGCCACATCTACAGAGGACGGAAGAGCGGACACGAGACGATGGCGACCCCGCGCTGGCTCAAAAATGCGTTCGCGCTGTCTTTATTTCTGCTGGCATTCACGCTATACTGGGTTTTCCGTTTCTGAGATCTGAAATCGTACATAATCAACAAGATGCTGACCGCCGGAGCAGGCGGTGTAAGGGATGGCAGGAAAGGAAGCCCCTATGGAGGACAGGAAGGAACTGGTGGAATCCGTAATGGAGGCTGCGGCTGAATATGAGCTGTGGGCGCCGCATGACACCATTGTAGTCGCAGTTTCCGGAGGGCCGGACTCTGTGGCTCTTTTGCGTATTCTGCATGAGATCTCCCTGACCCGGATGCCGCTGACGCTGATCTGCGCCCATGTCAATCACGGCTTCAGAGCCGAATCGGTTGAGGAGGCAGAGCTGGTCCGGGACCTCGCGGCAGAGCTGGGCATTCCCTTCGAGCTGGGCGAATTCGATATTCCGTCCATCATTAAGGAGAGCGGGCTTGGCCCGGAAGGGGCTGCACGGGAGAAGCGTTACCAGTTCCTGATTGCTACCGCACACCGTTACCGGGCGCGCTCGGTAGCGCTGGCCCATCATGCAGACGATCAGGCCGAGACGGTGCTTATGCGGCTGCTGCGGGGGAGCGGGCCTTCGGGCCTTGCAGGCATGCGCTGGAAACGGACCGAAAAAAAGGTGGAACTCATCCGCCCCTTCCTGCGTATTAACAAAACGGCTCTTGTCGGCTTTTGCCTAGAAGAGGGCTTAGCTTATGCGGAGGATGCGACCAACCTCCTGACGCAGTACAAGCGGAATGCAGTCAGGCTGGAGCTGCTCCCTATGCTGGAGCAGCATAATCCGAGAGTGAGACAATCGCTTCTGCAGCTGGCTGAAATTGCCTCGGCGGAAGATGAATATATGGAGGCGAATGCGGCAAAATGCTTTGATGAGCTGGTTTTCACCGAGCATGGAAAATACACCTTGAAAAGAGCTGCCTTTGCGGCCATACCCTCCGCTTTACAACGGCGTTTGATTAAACTAATATTAAATTATCTGTCGGCGGATTCATCATTCATGGATTTTCCCAAGATTGAAGCAGTACGCCGGGGAACGCTGCAGGAATACCCTACCGTCTGGACACTGGATATGGGTGGCGGTTATGTCTGTGTGCGGCAATATGATACCATTGTGTTCTCGTCCAAGCCCTTGACCCGGCAGGTAAGCTATACATACCGGCTGTCTTTGACTCATCCCCGGATTAAGCTGATGGAGATAGGAAAGGTT is part of the Paenibacillus sp. FSL M7-0420 genome and harbors:
- a CDS encoding serine/threonine protein kinase — translated: MSSNPSYPAGTVITGKWRGNRYVVERVLGKGANGTVYLVQREGRRERYALKIGYDTLELQSEINVLTSLQSCRKRSEHRARKESPLSSYLLESDDFKDRDHTPFYVMRYVEGRPLHHFLSRNGASWLGLVGMTILEKLQTLHECGFVFGDLKPENVMVSSYGEAELIDYGGASPIGRSVKQFTEWHDRGFWNAGSRTGDQSYDLFSFAVLCLRLLNEEGLKSAAQQLPQTRSVEELMKLARELPDKKLSSWLCLALKGGFPGSAQAAEIWRSHIYRGRKSGHETMATPRWLKNAFALSLFLLAFTLYWVFRF
- a CDS encoding FtsB family cell division protein, with protein sequence MNRFSAEEKNTNQSASAAGAKRRKFIWILVMAVFFGWAGFTFFAQSAAIADKSAQLARKTESNESVTATLNQLKYEVSRLNDDEYIGQLARKWYNMYPAGESPIRTEQSGQ
- the spoIIE gene encoding stage II sporulation protein E, with amino-acid sequence MSKSNVVNLPEWTRAGSKDKNQKEALGTRLKAWGTKLPVIQFIAVKKWVLLLSLMGFLLGRAMILDELTPFAAAYFAVIVFMRRDSMLPVAAAIVLGSLFTPFPGAIVVAAELIIFYLIYKGLENFQRVDLSYAPLMVFVASFMVGLFQVVIGPSLTWYPLMMAAIDAILGFVLTLVFLQALPLFTYKQKSRALRNEEVLCLIILLASVMTGLVGWTINGLSLEHVLSRFLILIFALAGGAPLGAAVGVVTGLILSLADIGAIYQMSLLAFSGMLAGMMQSGRKGAVSIGMLLGSTILSVYFMGPGDVMNSTWETCAAVVLFLLTPKGMITAIAKYVPGTADHSRSQHEYARRVRDITADRVTQFSQVFQQLSSSFGQIPRAAEAGKSDREMEDFMNTVTEGACAGCIRRTHCWDAKFYQTYRYMTDMMTTVEECPDITAAQLPPEWSRICGRTGEVLEVMKGQYELYQHDMRWKRQIYDSRQFVAEQLSGVSQVMEDLAKEIKREGQAMYRQESQIREALEKLGLSIHSIEILSLDPGRVEIEVVHAYTRGFDECRKMIAPLLSDILEENIAVVSETAVHPREGLSMVTFGSAKAYEISSGVAAAAMGGDMLSGDSFSTVELGNGTFAVSISDGMGNGERARMESSAALSMLEKLLQSGMDEKLAVKSVNSILLLRSPDEFYATVDMALIDQYSAQTIFMKIASAPSFIRRGSEVIPVTASNLPIGIIKDIEVDLVTMQLRPGDILIMMTDGIYDAPGYAVNKEIWMKRLIQELEGDDPQDMADELLDKVIRYQGNEVHDDMTIVVSRVDHYHPEWSSLHMPGVGRMERPRTVS
- a CDS encoding S1 domain-containing RNA-binding protein, yielding MAIEVGTKLEGKVTGITHFGAFVDLSGGVTGLVHISEIADNYVKDVNDHLKIADVVTVKVINVDKDGKIGLSIKQAVDKPASEVRPPRAPRPERPSGGDRFGGGGGSGGGGGGFNRERGGRPFKPAAGKPSFEDKMSRFLKDSEERISSIKKNTEGKRGGRGAKRV
- the tilS gene encoding tRNA lysidine(34) synthetase TilS translates to MAGKEAPMEDRKELVESVMEAAAEYELWAPHDTIVVAVSGGPDSVALLRILHEISLTRMPLTLICAHVNHGFRAESVEEAELVRDLAAELGIPFELGEFDIPSIIKESGLGPEGAAREKRYQFLIATAHRYRARSVALAHHADDQAETVLMRLLRGSGPSGLAGMRWKRTEKKVELIRPFLRINKTALVGFCLEEGLAYAEDATNLLTQYKRNAVRLELLPMLEQHNPRVRQSLLQLAEIASAEDEYMEANAAKCFDELVFTEHGKYTLKRAAFAAIPSALQRRLIKLILNYLSADSSFMDFPKIEAVRRGTLQEYPTVWTLDMGGGYVCVRQYDTIVFSSKPLTRQVSYTYRLSLTHPRIKLMEIGKVMTMRGLAGEVFSAQEEDYGKNSAWFDGDDLVLPLTIRSRLPGDTIRVMGLNGSKKVKDIYIDDKIPSSERPAIPLVCDALGNIVWIPGVRRSVHAAVGRHTASVLLLTLEDMEQGEES